A window of Tautonia plasticadhaerens contains these coding sequences:
- a CDS encoding class I SAM-dependent methyltransferase has translation MQYRERDRIGAGAAVIAHPGDSRGNAGFYPLLLRWFGMLPFRQSLGRGSMLRKRMTRGWYQFLSYMDRRVHLRYMNYGYAPLDPAEPVVDLKPEDAKDRYFIQLYHRVAGAIDLRGKDVVEVGCGRGGGASFVAKYLRPKSLTGMDFADRAVAFCRRSYRADGLTFTVGDAERMPFADASFDVVLNVESSHCYPHMRRFVREAARVLRPGGALLFADMRHRETIDSVRDEFLEAGFEVVEDQEITPNVLRALELDDDRKRRLIRREVPMIFRPMFRCFAGMAGTESHQAFATGEWVYWRFVLRKPTA, from the coding sequence ATGCAATACAGGGAGCGTGATCGGATCGGGGCCGGCGCGGCGGTCATCGCCCACCCCGGAGACTCTCGGGGCAACGCCGGATTCTACCCCTTGTTGCTGCGATGGTTCGGGATGCTCCCGTTCCGGCAGTCGCTCGGCCGGGGCTCAATGCTCCGCAAGCGGATGACGCGGGGCTGGTACCAGTTCCTCAGCTACATGGACCGGCGGGTGCACCTGCGGTACATGAATTACGGCTACGCGCCGCTGGATCCGGCCGAGCCGGTCGTCGACCTGAAGCCCGAGGACGCCAAGGACCGCTACTTCATCCAGCTCTACCACCGGGTCGCCGGCGCGATCGACCTGCGGGGCAAGGACGTGGTGGAGGTCGGCTGCGGCCGGGGCGGCGGGGCGTCGTTTGTCGCCAAGTATCTCCGCCCGAAGTCGTTGACCGGGATGGACTTCGCCGACCGGGCCGTCGCCTTCTGCCGGCGGTCCTATCGGGCCGACGGGCTCACCTTCACGGTCGGGGACGCCGAGCGGATGCCCTTCGCCGACGCCTCGTTCGACGTGGTGCTGAACGTCGAGTCCTCGCACTGCTACCCGCACATGCGCCGGTTCGTCCGGGAGGCCGCCCGGGTGCTCCGCCCGGGGGGGGCGCTGCTGTTCGCCGACATGAGGCACCGCGAGACGATCGACTCGGTCCGGGACGAGTTCCTGGAGGCCGGGTTCGAGGTCGTCGAGGACCAGGAGATCACCCCGAACGTCCTCCGCGCCCTGGAGCTGGACGACGACCGCAAGCGAAGACTGATCCGCCGCGAGGTGCCGATGATCTTCCGGCCGATGTTCCGCTGCTTCGCGGGCATGGCCGGCACGGAGTCCCACCAGGCCTTCGCCACCGGGGAGTGGGTCTACTGGCGGTTCGTCCTCCGCAAGCCGACCGCTTGA
- a CDS encoding SDR family oxidoreductase gives MSDRPLFVTGATGALGRRLVQEWLETTDRTLYLLIRHKGLHSAADRARKLFAPLGLDGMVGGRIRAIDGDVTKPGFGLSAGDRDLLRAEASEFFHIAALTELNGRKEESERINIGGTTEALRLARDLLERGRLERLFHFSTAYVPGSLRTYHAREDELNPDPAFANHYESSKHEAERRVRGAMAEGLPVTIFRPSIVVGDSRSGEVTEFNVVYPFFKLYAHGILDVLPARADETFNVVPIDFVTQAVRALSSRADTVGKTYHLVAERPPTIGTLLKVKDTEFPRMPPIKLVDPDEFDQTRHSFLVSRIQRYIEPYLGYLRCKLTFDTTNTRSDLDGMGVEFPETDYEFLTRILQYAVDKKYLIA, from the coding sequence ATGAGTGATCGGCCCCTCTTCGTCACGGGAGCGACGGGCGCCCTCGGCCGGCGGCTCGTCCAGGAATGGCTCGAGACGACGGACCGGACGCTCTACCTGCTGATCCGCCACAAGGGCCTGCATTCCGCGGCCGACCGGGCCCGCAAGCTGTTCGCCCCGCTGGGGCTCGACGGCATGGTCGGGGGCCGGATCCGGGCGATCGACGGCGACGTCACCAAGCCCGGCTTCGGCCTCTCGGCCGGGGACCGGGATCTGCTGCGCGCCGAGGCCTCGGAGTTCTTCCACATCGCCGCCCTCACCGAGCTCAACGGCCGCAAGGAGGAGAGCGAGCGGATCAACATCGGCGGCACCACCGAGGCCCTCCGGCTCGCCCGGGATCTGCTGGAACGCGGCCGGCTGGAGCGCCTCTTCCACTTCAGCACGGCCTACGTCCCCGGCAGCCTCCGGACCTACCACGCCCGGGAGGACGAGCTGAACCCCGACCCGGCCTTCGCCAACCACTACGAGTCGAGCAAGCACGAGGCCGAGCGCCGGGTCCGGGGCGCGATGGCCGAGGGGCTGCCGGTCACCATCTTCCGGCCGAGCATCGTCGTCGGCGACTCCCGATCCGGCGAGGTGACGGAGTTCAACGTCGTCTACCCGTTCTTCAAGCTCTACGCCCACGGCATCCTGGACGTGCTGCCCGCCCGGGCCGACGAGACCTTCAACGTCGTGCCGATCGACTTCGTCACCCAGGCCGTCCGGGCCCTCTCCTCCCGGGCCGACACCGTGGGGAAGACCTACCACCTCGTCGCCGAGCGGCCGCCCACCATCGGCACGCTCCTGAAGGTCAAGGACACCGAGTTCCCGAGGATGCCGCCGATCAAGCTGGTCGACCCCGACGAATTCGACCAGACCCGGCACTCGTTCCTCGTCTCCCGGATCCAGCGCTACATCGAGCCCTATCTCGGCTATCTCCGCTGCAAGCTCACCTTCGACACCACCAACACCCGGTCCGACCTCGACGGCATGGGGGTCGAGTTCCCCGAGACCGACTACGAGTTCCTGACCCGGATCCTCCAGTACGCGGTCGACAAGAAGTACCTGATCGCCTGA
- a CDS encoding PAS domain S-box protein, which translates to MLRNRRHPALDYLIAALAVGLAALLRLALSKELGPRQPYATFYLSVLFAALYLGQGPGILAASLGLAAGMVLFVVPHEDMFVADPGDLVVLTTYLFVSVSTLVLCGSYRRMLRRIEEEAGRRCRAEEAERGQRERLEATLASLGEAVLVTGADGKVLTLNPAAERLTGWAAADATGRPISDVFHTRDRETTRTEELPVAEILGGGLVHRTAGPALLRRRDGSELPVEASSAAIRGGGERDGGLVVVARDVSDRLAGEEAERVDRERLRLAMEAGRLGAWDCDLRTGLVRWSEHDEARFGLPPGSFGSTLDGFRALIVAEDRAPFEAALARATAEGRPFEVEFRIRRRDGSILWMSLRGAVLRDDEGRAVRLLGICADVTDRMRSEQTSLFLADAGAALSTLVDEGETLGRLARLAVPFFADWAAVDLAGPDGLPRRVSVAHVDPEKVALAHELSRRDPPGPDTPHGACHVLRSGRSELVEEISAAMIDGEARDDEHRRMLLALGLRSTMCVPLRTRDRVLGAITFATAESGRRFGPADLAIAEDLAHRATIALQNSRLYAELRQSERRFRQLAEHITAVFYVSDTGSPKMHYISPAYEAVWGRSCRSLYDDPMSFLEAVDPEDRGRVAGAIGRQVLGEPTAEEYRIRRPDGEIRWIYDRAFPVRDESGRVFRVAGIAEDVTDRKRAEAELRAGEERFRLLAEAVPQFVWIIRADGRLEYVNRRWLEYTGLTEDGSRELVSRQGVFHPDDRQAVLDRWAEAERSGGDFEAEYRIRGKTGEYRWFLGRAVPARRLGDRVESWFGTATDIDDRKRAERTLRLLADSGILLADPTDFRGTLERVPRLVVPALADSCVVYLVGPGGAIDRAAIAHRDEACRALMVELLEGSAIDPSGPSPVAEVIRTGRPDLRPELDEATLEALIPDPDRRDRFRPARPTSHLIVPMVVGGRTVGAFGLAATDSGRRFGPDDLPVAEDLARRAAIALENARLYQELREADRRKTEFLAVLAHELRNPLAPIRTALHLMKRRGEGPGADAPPDPDEFEQVRSMADRQVAHMARLIEDLMDVTRITRGTIELRPEAVELVPVARRVLAAIAPQAREAEQELSWSLPARPVRLRADPARVEQILWNLLSNAVKYSDRGGRISLSAEVDDGGSSATIRVRDTGIGIAPDQLGHIFGLFVQVDRGPGRHRGGLGIGLNLVRTLVELHGGSISARSAGPGLGSEFVVSLPILTGPEAEGSSAPAPAPGPGPEAGRAGPPARRRILVVDDNRDAAVSLGKVLGKLAGHDVRIAHDGPEAIALAAGFTPEVVLLDIGLPGMDGFEVARRLRQSPEGAAATLIALTGWGQQEDRRRSREAGFDHHLVKPVDTDEVEGLIASIPPPPTPDSLMPTPGRAEDNPG; encoded by the coding sequence ATGCTACGGAATCGTCGCCACCCAGCCCTCGACTACCTGATCGCCGCGCTGGCCGTCGGCCTGGCCGCCCTCCTCAGGCTCGCGCTGTCGAAGGAACTGGGCCCGAGGCAGCCGTACGCGACGTTCTACCTCTCGGTGCTGTTCGCGGCCCTGTATCTCGGCCAGGGGCCGGGGATCCTGGCCGCGTCGCTCGGGCTCGCGGCGGGCATGGTCCTGTTCGTCGTCCCGCATGAGGACATGTTCGTCGCCGACCCGGGCGACCTGGTCGTCCTGACGACGTACCTGTTCGTCAGCGTCTCGACGCTCGTACTGTGCGGGTCGTACCGCCGGATGTTGCGGCGGATCGAGGAGGAGGCCGGGCGTCGGTGTCGGGCGGAGGAGGCCGAGCGGGGCCAGCGCGAGCGGCTGGAGGCGACGCTGGCCAGCCTGGGCGAGGCGGTCCTCGTCACCGGGGCCGACGGGAAGGTGCTGACGCTCAACCCCGCGGCCGAGCGGCTCACCGGCTGGGCGGCGGCCGACGCGACGGGCCGGCCGATCTCGGACGTCTTCCACACCCGGGACCGCGAGACGACCCGGACCGAGGAGCTGCCCGTCGCGGAGATCCTCGGCGGGGGGCTGGTGCACCGGACGGCCGGGCCCGCACTGCTCCGCCGCCGGGACGGGTCGGAACTGCCGGTCGAGGCCAGCTCGGCGGCGATCCGGGGCGGGGGGGAGCGGGACGGGGGCCTGGTCGTCGTCGCCCGGGACGTGTCCGATCGGCTGGCGGGGGAGGAGGCCGAGCGTGTCGACCGCGAGCGGCTCCGCCTGGCGATGGAGGCCGGGCGCCTCGGGGCCTGGGACTGCGACCTCCGCACCGGCCTGGTCCGCTGGTCGGAGCACGACGAGGCGCGGTTCGGCCTGCCCCCAGGCTCCTTCGGGTCGACGCTCGACGGCTTCCGGGCGCTGATCGTCGCCGAGGACCGGGCCCCGTTCGAGGCGGCCCTCGCGCGAGCGACCGCGGAGGGACGCCCCTTCGAGGTCGAGTTCCGGATCCGGCGACGCGACGGGTCGATCCTCTGGATGTCCCTCAGGGGGGCCGTCCTCCGGGACGACGAGGGCCGGGCCGTCCGCCTGCTGGGCATCTGCGCCGACGTGACCGACCGCATGAGGTCGGAGCAGACCTCCCTGTTCCTGGCCGATGCCGGTGCCGCCCTGTCCACCCTGGTCGACGAGGGGGAGACGCTGGGCAGGCTGGCCCGCCTGGCGGTCCCCTTCTTCGCCGACTGGGCCGCGGTCGACCTGGCCGGGCCCGACGGCCTCCCCCGTCGGGTCTCGGTGGCGCACGTCGACCCGGAGAAGGTCGCGCTCGCCCACGAGCTTTCCCGCCGCGACCCCCCCGGGCCGGACACCCCCCACGGGGCCTGCCACGTCCTCCGCTCCGGCCGGTCGGAACTCGTCGAGGAGATCTCCGCCGCGATGATCGACGGCGAGGCCCGGGACGACGAGCATCGTCGGATGCTCCTCGCCCTGGGGCTGCGCTCCACCATGTGCGTCCCGTTGAGGACGCGGGACCGGGTCCTCGGCGCGATCACCTTCGCGACCGCCGAGTCGGGCCGCCGTTTCGGGCCGGCCGACCTGGCGATCGCCGAGGACCTGGCCCATCGGGCCACCATCGCCCTGCAGAACAGCCGGCTCTACGCCGAGCTTCGCCAGTCGGAGCGCCGCTTCCGGCAGCTGGCCGAGCACATCACCGCCGTCTTCTACGTCAGCGACACCGGGTCCCCGAAGATGCACTACATCAGCCCGGCCTACGAGGCGGTCTGGGGGCGGAGCTGCCGGAGCCTCTACGACGACCCGATGTCCTTCCTCGAGGCCGTGGACCCCGAGGACCGCGGGCGGGTCGCCGGGGCGATCGGCCGGCAGGTGCTCGGCGAGCCGACCGCCGAGGAGTATCGCATCCGCCGGCCCGACGGGGAGATCCGCTGGATCTACGACCGGGCCTTCCCCGTCCGGGACGAATCCGGGCGCGTCTTCCGGGTCGCCGGCATCGCCGAGGACGTGACCGATCGCAAGCGGGCCGAGGCCGAACTCCGGGCCGGCGAGGAGCGGTTCCGGCTGCTGGCCGAGGCCGTCCCGCAGTTCGTCTGGATCATCCGGGCCGACGGGAGGCTGGAATACGTCAACCGCCGCTGGCTGGAGTACACCGGCCTGACCGAAGACGGGTCGCGCGAGCTGGTCTCGCGGCAGGGGGTCTTCCACCCGGACGACCGGCAGGCCGTGCTCGACCGCTGGGCCGAAGCCGAGCGTTCGGGGGGCGACTTCGAGGCCGAGTACCGCATCCGGGGCAAGACGGGCGAGTACCGCTGGTTCCTCGGCCGGGCCGTCCCCGCCCGTCGCCTGGGGGACCGGGTGGAGTCCTGGTTCGGCACGGCGACCGACATCGACGACCGCAAGCGGGCCGAGCGCACGCTCCGCCTGCTGGCCGACTCGGGCATCCTGCTGGCCGACCCCACCGACTTCCGGGGGACGCTCGAGCGGGTGCCCCGGCTCGTCGTCCCCGCCCTGGCCGACTCCTGCGTGGTCTACCTCGTCGGGCCGGGGGGCGCGATCGACCGGGCCGCCATCGCCCACCGGGACGAGGCGTGCCGGGCGCTGATGGTCGAGCTGCTCGAGGGGTCGGCGATCGACCCCTCCGGCCCCTCCCCGGTCGCCGAGGTGATCCGCACCGGCCGCCCCGACCTCCGCCCCGAGCTGGACGAGGCGACGCTCGAGGCCCTGATCCCCGACCCCGACCGCCGGGATCGGTTCCGGCCGGCCCGCCCGACCTCGCACCTGATCGTTCCGATGGTCGTCGGCGGCCGCACGGTCGGGGCCTTCGGCCTGGCCGCCACCGACTCGGGGCGCCGCTTCGGGCCGGACGACCTGCCCGTGGCGGAGGATCTGGCCCGTCGGGCCGCCATCGCCCTGGAGAACGCCCGGCTCTACCAGGAACTCCGGGAGGCCGACCGCCGCAAGACCGAGTTCCTCGCCGTCCTGGCCCACGAGCTCCGGAACCCGCTCGCGCCGATCCGGACCGCCCTGCACCTGATGAAGCGACGGGGGGAGGGCCCCGGGGCCGACGCACCCCCCGACCCCGACGAGTTCGAGCAGGTCCGATCCATGGCCGACCGGCAGGTGGCCCACATGGCCCGGCTGATCGAGGACCTGATGGACGTCACCCGGATCACCCGGGGCACCATCGAGCTGAGGCCGGAGGCCGTCGAGCTGGTGCCGGTCGCCCGCCGGGTCCTGGCCGCGATCGCCCCCCAGGCCCGGGAGGCCGAGCAGGAACTCTCCTGGAGCCTGCCGGCCCGGCCCGTCCGGCTCCGGGCCGACCCCGCCCGGGTCGAGCAGATCCTCTGGAACCTGCTCTCCAACGCCGTCAAGTATTCCGACCGAGGGGGCCGGATCTCGCTGTCGGCCGAGGTCGACGACGGGGGCAGCTCGGCGACGATCCGGGTGCGGGACACGGGCATCGGCATCGCCCCGGATCAGCTCGGCCACATCTTCGGCCTGTTCGTCCAGGTCGACCGCGGCCCGGGACGCCATCGGGGCGGGCTGGGGATCGGCCTGAACCTGGTCCGGACCCTGGTCGAGCTGCACGGCGGCTCGATCTCCGCCCGGAGCGCCGGCCCGGGCCTCGGCAGCGAGTTCGTCGTCAGCCTGCCGATCCTGACCGGGCCGGAGGCGGAGGGCTCGTCGGCCCCGGCCCCGGCCCCGGGCCCGGGCCCGGAGGCCGGCCGGGCCGGGCCGCCCGCCCGGCGTCGGATCCTGGTGGTCGACGACAATCGGGACGCGGCCGTCAGCCTCGGCAAGGTGCTCGGCAAGCTCGCCGGCCACGACGTCCGCATCGCCCACGACGGCCCGGAGGCGATCGCCCTGGCCGCCGGGTTCACCCCGGAGGTCGTCTTGCTCGACATCGGCCTGCCCGGCATGGACGGCTTCGAGGTCGCCCGACGCCTCCGGCAGTCCCCCGAAGGGGCCGCCGCCACCCTGATCGCGCTCACCGGCTGGGGCCAGCAGGAGGACCGCCGACGCTCCCGGGAGGCCGGGTTCGACCATCACCTGGTCAAGCCGGTCGACACCGACGAGGTCGAGGGCCTGATCGCCTCCATCCCGCCCCCGCCCACGCCCGATTCCCTGATGCCGACGCCCGGCCGTGCCGAAGATAATCCCGGCTAG
- a CDS encoding PQQ-dependent sugar dehydrogenase: MHPSPISPAIALVAALVLAQALVPAADGPASAPDAEALSRFALGHEGDPALGRSLFFDESRAACSRCHKAGGEGGEVGPDLSDVGAKLDRPYLVESVLEPSRQIVEGYRASLVATADGRVLSGLVRAGEDGSLVIVDSEARVTTVPADQVEQRSDSDLSQMPDDLAASLSPEEFAGLISYLGTLRTSEQPTPGGGIKGPASLPPGFVRETFAEGLTGVTALAVAPDGRVFVCEQVGRLRVVKDGALLPEPFATLEVDDHWERGLIGVAVDPDFDRNGFVYTVSVAASPYPHHQVTRFTAEGDRAAPGSAVVLFEGDDQRTLGGKVPAGHQGGAIHFGPDGMLYVALGEQTAESPAQRLDSLLGKILRLDPDGSIPADNPFLDRTEGKYRAIWAIGCRNVFTFAFQPETGLMLLNDVGGEAEEINVGRPGADYGWPVIEHGPTDRPEIAGPIHWYPTASICGGAFCPASPVPGGFPAEYRGKYFFMDFVKGWIRALDPDDPRRPVPARTFALGLARPVDLAFSPDGSLYVLLRDAWVRDSKFEPGTGSLHRIRYVGPSPPPRPDVGR, translated from the coding sequence ATGCACCCCTCCCCGATCTCGCCGGCGATCGCCCTCGTCGCTGCCCTCGTCCTCGCCCAGGCCCTCGTCCCGGCGGCCGACGGGCCCGCCTCGGCCCCCGATGCCGAGGCCCTCTCCCGGTTCGCCCTGGGGCACGAGGGGGATCCCGCCCTCGGCCGCTCCCTGTTCTTCGACGAGTCGCGGGCCGCCTGTTCCCGATGCCACAAGGCCGGGGGAGAGGGGGGCGAGGTCGGCCCCGACCTCTCCGACGTGGGGGCCAAGCTCGATCGGCCCTACCTGGTCGAGTCGGTCCTGGAGCCCTCCCGGCAGATCGTCGAGGGCTACCGCGCCTCCCTCGTCGCCACCGCCGACGGCCGGGTGCTCTCCGGCCTCGTCCGCGCCGGGGAGGACGGCTCGCTCGTGATCGTGGACTCGGAGGCCCGGGTGACGACCGTCCCGGCCGACCAGGTCGAGCAGCGTTCCGATTCCGACCTCTCCCAGATGCCCGACGACCTGGCCGCCTCCCTCTCCCCGGAGGAGTTCGCCGGCCTGATCTCCTACCTCGGCACCCTGCGGACCTCCGAGCAGCCGACCCCCGGCGGCGGCATCAAGGGGCCCGCCTCCTTGCCCCCCGGCTTCGTGAGGGAGACGTTCGCCGAGGGGCTCACCGGGGTCACCGCGCTGGCCGTCGCGCCGGACGGCCGCGTGTTCGTCTGCGAGCAGGTCGGCCGCCTCCGGGTCGTCAAGGACGGCGCGCTGCTGCCCGAGCCCTTCGCCACACTGGAGGTCGACGACCACTGGGAGCGGGGCCTGATCGGCGTGGCCGTCGACCCGGACTTCGACCGCAACGGCTTCGTCTACACCGTCTCGGTCGCCGCGTCCCCCTACCCGCACCACCAGGTCACCCGGTTCACCGCCGAGGGGGATCGGGCCGCCCCCGGCAGCGCCGTCGTCCTGTTCGAGGGGGACGACCAGCGGACGCTCGGCGGCAAGGTGCCCGCCGGGCACCAGGGCGGTGCGATCCACTTCGGCCCCGACGGAATGCTCTACGTCGCCCTCGGCGAGCAGACCGCCGAGTCCCCGGCCCAGCGGCTCGACTCGCTGCTCGGCAAGATCCTCCGCCTGGACCCCGACGGCTCCATCCCGGCCGACAACCCCTTCCTCGACCGGACCGAGGGGAAGTACCGGGCCATCTGGGCGATCGGCTGCCGCAACGTCTTCACCTTCGCCTTCCAACCCGAGACGGGCCTGATGCTGCTCAACGACGTGGGAGGCGAGGCCGAGGAGATCAACGTCGGCCGCCCCGGCGCCGACTACGGCTGGCCGGTCATCGAGCACGGGCCGACCGACCGCCCGGAGATCGCCGGGCCGATCCACTGGTACCCCACCGCCTCCATCTGCGGGGGGGCCTTCTGCCCGGCCTCCCCCGTCCCCGGCGGCTTCCCCGCGGAGTACCGGGGCAAGTATTTCTTCATGGATTTCGTCAAGGGCTGGATCCGGGCGCTCGACCCCGACGACCCGAGGCGCCCGGTCCCCGCCCGCACCTTCGCCCTCGGCCTGGCGAGGCCGGTGGATCTCGCCTTCTCGCCCGACGGCTCGCTCTACGTCCTGCTGCGGGATGCCTGGGTCCGGGACTCGAAATTCGAGCCCGGCACCGGCTCGCTGCACCGGATCCGGTACGTCGGTCCAAGCCCGCCTCCCCGGCCCGATGTCGGCCGCTGA
- a CDS encoding sodium-translocating pyrophosphatase: MIYIPFWWWLAPIGAIAALAAAYMFYRQLLAASPGDERMREIAGYVREGAFAYLKRQYVVVALAFLFLVLLLAIQSFVLKQQHGLVPFAFLTGGFFSGLSGFIGMNTATLASNRTTQGAKESLNRGLQVAFRAGAVMGLVVVGLGLLDISLWFYLLARILPATIDGFRMSLEQITVVMLTFGMGASTQALFARVGGGIFTKAADVGADLVGKVEAGIPEDDPRNPAVIADNVGDNVGDVAGMGADLYESYCGSILATAALGAAAALGLAGATGEDLAEAQSRLVVAPMILAGIGILLSIAGIYLVKTEEGASQMNLLWALRRGIYGSSAFIVVAALAVCWLVLPASVWFGVFLAITVGLIVGVLIGYFTEYYTAAEFSPTKWIADQSATGPATTIIAGVAQGMLSTWAAISIVGVGTIVAYFVAGGAENAALGLYGVGFAAVGMLATLGVTLATDAYGPIADNAGGNAEMTHQPPEVRQRTDALDSLGNTTAATGKGFAIGSAALTALALLAAFVEEVRIGIQREGQTFVEERAAGLEEGGIYPLGFNKFVQVTAEPDEETGFPPTFIAASRGNPYVESEGGLIRATDAQIVEHYRPEIEAAAPIINLVRVREATLADFMGYYDVNLMNPKLLVGVFFGVLMVFVFCGLTMKAVGRAAGRMVEEVRRQFRELNLLTDPDAKADYARCVSIATAGAQKEMIVPAFLAVGAPLVTGLVLDVSGLMGLLAGALTSGFAVAIFMANSGGAWDNAKKYIEAGAMGGKGSEAHKAAVVGDTVGDPFKDTSGPSLNILIKLMSMVAVVFAGVIVKYGPEIGAFLGINNY; encoded by the coding sequence ATGATTTACATCCCGTTCTGGTGGTGGCTGGCCCCGATCGGGGCGATCGCCGCGCTGGCCGCCGCGTACATGTTCTACCGGCAGCTGCTCGCCGCCTCTCCCGGGGACGAGCGGATGCGGGAGATCGCCGGGTACGTCCGGGAGGGGGCGTTCGCCTACCTGAAGCGGCAGTACGTGGTGGTGGCCCTGGCGTTCCTGTTCCTGGTGCTCCTGCTGGCGATCCAGTCGTTCGTGCTGAAGCAGCAGCACGGGCTGGTGCCGTTCGCCTTCCTGACGGGCGGGTTCTTCAGCGGCCTGAGCGGGTTCATCGGCATGAACACCGCCACGCTCGCCTCGAACCGGACGACGCAGGGGGCCAAGGAGTCGCTCAACCGGGGCCTCCAGGTGGCCTTCCGGGCCGGCGCGGTGATGGGCCTGGTCGTGGTCGGCCTGGGCCTGCTGGACATCAGCCTCTGGTTCTACCTGCTGGCCCGGATCCTGCCGGCGACGATCGACGGCTTCCGCATGTCGCTGGAGCAGATCACGGTGGTGATGCTCACCTTCGGGATGGGCGCCTCGACCCAGGCGCTCTTCGCCCGGGTCGGCGGCGGCATCTTCACCAAGGCCGCCGACGTGGGGGCCGACCTCGTGGGCAAGGTCGAGGCCGGCATCCCCGAGGACGACCCCCGCAACCCGGCCGTCATCGCCGACAACGTCGGCGACAACGTCGGCGACGTGGCCGGCATGGGGGCCGACCTGTACGAGAGCTACTGCGGCTCGATCCTCGCCACCGCCGCCCTCGGCGCCGCCGCGGCCCTGGGGCTGGCCGGGGCGACCGGGGAGGACCTGGCCGAGGCGCAGTCGAGGCTGGTCGTGGCCCCGATGATCCTGGCCGGCATCGGCATCCTGCTGTCGATCGCCGGCATCTACCTGGTGAAGACCGAGGAGGGTGCCAGCCAGATGAACCTGCTCTGGGCCCTGCGGCGGGGCATCTACGGCTCCAGCGCCTTCATCGTGGTGGCGGCCCTGGCCGTCTGCTGGCTGGTCCTCCCCGCCAGCGTCTGGTTCGGGGTCTTCCTGGCGATCACGGTGGGCCTGATCGTCGGCGTCCTGATCGGCTACTTCACGGAGTACTACACGGCGGCCGAATTCTCGCCCACGAAGTGGATCGCCGACCAGAGCGCGACCGGCCCGGCGACGACGATCATCGCCGGCGTGGCACAGGGCATGCTGAGCACCTGGGCGGCGATCTCGATCGTGGGCGTCGGCACGATCGTCGCCTACTTCGTGGCGGGTGGGGCGGAGAACGCGGCGCTGGGCCTCTACGGGGTCGGCTTCGCGGCCGTGGGCATGCTGGCGACCCTGGGGGTGACCCTGGCGACCGACGCCTACGGACCGATCGCCGACAACGCCGGCGGCAACGCCGAGATGACCCACCAGCCGCCGGAGGTCCGCCAGCGGACCGACGCGCTGGACTCCCTGGGCAACACCACCGCAGCCACAGGCAAGGGGTTCGCCATCGGCTCGGCGGCGTTGACGGCCCTGGCGCTGCTGGCGGCCTTCGTGGAGGAGGTCCGCATCGGCATCCAGCGCGAGGGGCAGACCTTCGTCGAGGAGCGGGCGGCGGGCCTGGAGGAAGGGGGCATCTACCCGCTCGGCTTCAACAAGTTCGTGCAGGTCACGGCCGAGCCCGACGAGGAGACCGGCTTCCCCCCGACCTTCATCGCCGCCAGCCGGGGGAACCCCTACGTCGAGTCCGAGGGCGGCCTGATCCGGGCCACCGACGCCCAGATCGTCGAGCACTACCGGCCGGAGATCGAGGCCGCCGCCCCGATCATCAACCTGGTGCGGGTCCGGGAGGCGACGCTGGCCGACTTCATGGGCTACTACGACGTCAACCTGATGAACCCGAAGCTGCTGGTCGGGGTCTTCTTCGGCGTCCTGATGGTGTTCGTCTTCTGCGGGCTGACCATGAAGGCCGTCGGCCGGGCCGCCGGCCGGATGGTCGAGGAGGTCCGCCGCCAGTTCCGGGAGCTGAACCTGCTGACCGACCCCGACGCCAAGGCCGACTACGCCCGGTGCGTCTCGATCGCCACCGCGGGGGCCCAGAAGGAGATGATCGTGCCGGCGTTCCTGGCCGTGGGGGCCCCGCTGGTGACCGGCCTGGTGCTGGACGTGAGCGGGCTGATGGGCCTGCTGGCCGGCGCCCTGACCTCGGGCTTCGCGGTGGCCATCTTCATGGCCAACTCCGGGGGCGCCTGGGACAACGCCAAGAAGTACATCGAGGCCGGCGCGATGGGCGGCAAGGGCTCCGAGGCGCACAAGGCCGCCGTCGTCGGCGACACCGTCGGCGACCCGTTCAAGGACACCTCGGGCCCGAGCCTGAACATCCTCATCAAGCTGATGAGCATGGTCGCCGTCGTCTTCGCCGGCGTGATCGTCAAGTACGGCCCGGAGATCGGCGCGTTCCTCGGCATCAACAACTACTGA